ATTTCGTGGGGCAACGGCGCACTCGACGCCGATCTCGTCGTGGTCGGCGAAGCGCCCGGTGCCGGTACGCCGGAGGCCGACCGCTGGCAGGGCGGCAACTGGACCGGGATGGCCTACACCACGCGTCACTCCGGCCGGAAGATCAGGGAGCTGTTCGCCGACCTCGGCTACGACTCCGACGAGTGCTACTTCACGAACGGCGTCAAGTGTTTCCCCGAAGGTGAGGACGGCTCGAACCGCGAACCCACGGCCGAGGAACGCGCGAACTGCCGACCGTACCTCGAACGAGAGATCGAAGACGTCGAGCCACGGGCCGTGGTCGCGACCGGCAAACACGCGACAGAGAGCCTGCTGGCGACCGAAGACCGCGATCTCGACGGGTTCATCGACGCGGTGCTCGAACCCGTTTCACTCGCCAGTCTCGACACTACGCTGGTGCGGATACTTCATCCATCGTACCAGGAAGTCTGGGTGTCACGACTCGACTATACCCGCGAATCGTATCTCGACGCCATCGGGGAGACGCTCGCTGAGATCGACTGAGGCGCGAAAGACGATCACGGCAGAACGTTCTTGCCTCACCCGCGCGATGGATCAGACCATGTCCACCGACTGTCCGTTCTGCGGGATCATCGCCGGCGAGATCCCTGGCCGCATCGTCCACGAAACCGACACCGTGACCGCGTTCCTCGACGCGAACCCGCTCGCACCTGGCCACACGCTCGTGGTGCCGAACGACCACCACGAGCGCCTCGACGAGCTCCCCGAAGAGCTTGCAAGCGACGTCTTCGCCGCACTCCACCGGCTGACGCCAGCGATCGAGGCGGCGGTCGACGCCGATGCCACCACGGTGGCGTTCAACAACGGCTCGGCCGCCGGTCAGGAGGTGCCCCACGTCCACGGCCACGTAATCCCACGGTTCGAGGACGACGGCGGCGCGCCGATCCACGTCGTTGCCGGCGATCGACCCGACCTCGCCGACGACGATCTCGATCGGATCGCTGACGACGTTCGCGACGCTCAGTGACTGGCCACAGAACGCCTCGGAGAAACAAAACACAAATTCTTAAGTGTATAGAATGTAGTCAACTCTAGCTATGAAATCAAGCGGTAGCTGTCCGGAATGCAACGGGCAGCTAGTCGCTGTCGACGAGGAGACGGCCTGCGACGAGTGTGGTCTCGTCGTCGCGGCCGACGAGATCGACCGTGGCCCCGAGTGGCGGTCGTTCGAGCGCGAGACGCGCAAGCGAACCGGCGCACCGCTGACGCGCTCGCGTCACGACCGTGGCCTCTCGACCGAAATCGGTCGCTCGACCAGACTGACCGGACGGAAGCGCCGACTGTTCGCGCGGCTCCGCCGCCAGCACTCCCGTTCGCGGATCGCCTCGAAAGCCGAGCGCAACAAAGTGTATGCGTTCACCGAGATCAGACGTCAAGTGTGCGCGCTCGGGCTGTCGGACAGCGTCCGAGATCGGGCCTGCGTGCTGTTCGAGTCGGCCCAAGACGCCGACCTTCTCCGAGGGCGCTCGTTGGAGGGGTTCGCCGCCGCCACGATCTACGCGGTCTGTCGAACCGACGGCGTCTCACGCACGCTCGCGGAGATCGTTACGGTCGCGAAGGCGTCGCGAGACGAACTCACTGCAGCCTACGATGCCTTGAATCGCGACCTCGGTCTCCCAACGGGGCCAATCGATCCCACGGAGTATCTCGCGCGGTTCGCCAGCCAGCTCGGCCTCCCACACGGAGTCGAGGCGCGAGCGCGAGAACTCGTCGCCGAGGGTCGCGACCGCGGCCTCGTCAGCGGCCGGAATCCGAGCGGGGTGGCTGCGGCCTGTCTCTACACCGCGGCAACCGAAACCGGCCATGGCCTCACCCAGCAGGCGGCCGCCGAGGTCGCGGACGTGACGCCGGTGACGCTCCGGGCGACCTACCAAGAGCTACGCGCGTGATTCGGTCCGCGACTCACGCCGCCGGTCTCAGGTCGTCCGGAGATGATCGGTCTGCGGTTCGTACACCTCGCCCTGCCGTCGCAGTTTTTCGAGTTCGTGTTCGGCCTTCGAGCGCTCGGTTCCAGTCTCCTCGGCGCGGTCGAGCACCTCCTCGATCGGTGCGCCCGCGTCGTACTCCTCCTCGATCTCCGCGATCAGCGCCTTCACGTTCTTGATTCGGTCGCGCTGGGTCTTCGAGGTCCCGGTCTCGACGATGTCGGCGTCGAACTCGCCGGTTTCGGGATCGACGCCGATATCCTGGAGCTGGGTGCGGACGACCTCGATGACGCGTTCGGCGTCCTCCAGTTCGACCGTATCCGCGAGCCTGACCCGCGCCGACGCCTCCGCGAGCCGGACGAGCGCCTCCAGTTTCCGTGCCGTGACGGGGATCGGCGCGTCCTCGTCGGCCCCCTTCGATCGGAGGTCGACGTAGAAATCGCTGATCGCCTCTTTGGCCTCCTCGGTCATCGTCGGGAAGCAGTTGCGCTGGGCGTAGGCGACGTACTTCCGGAGGAGATCGGGCTCGATCGCGGGTGCGACCGTATCAGTAACCGCATCGACCTCCGATTGGGTGACGTTCGCCGCGGTCTGTTCGGTTCGCTGGGTGTTGAGCTCGCCCGCGTAGTTCGTCCGGAGGATGTGTTCGGCGAGCTCCCTGTCCCGGTCGGGGTCGGGATCGTCGGTGACGGTGAATATCAGGTCGAACCGCGAAATGAGGGCGGGTTCGAGGTCGATCTGCTCGCCGATCGACTCGTACTGGTCGAACCGTCCGTACTTGGGGTTCGCCGCACCCAGCAGCGAACACCGCGACTTGAGGGTGGCGTTGATCCCCGCTTTGCTGATGCTGATGGTCTGCTGTTCGAGCGCCTCGTGCATCGCCGACCGGTCGCCCGCCTCCATCTTGTCGAGTTCGTCAACCGCCGCGATGCCCTGATCGGCGAGCACCAATGCCCCTGCTTCGAGGGTCCACTGCTGGCCCTCGCCGAAGTCGTCCTGGACCGCGCTCGCCGTCAGCCCCGCCGAGCTGCTCCCCTTCCCCGAGGTGTACACCGATCGAGGCGCTATCTGTCGGATATATTGGAGGAGCTGGGACTTCCCAGTACCGGGATCACCGATCAAGAGCATATGCAGGTCACCACGGATCCGCGATCCGTCGGGGAGGTGTTTGGCGACGCCCGAAAAGAGCTGGAGCGTCATGGCGAGTTTGGCCTGCTCGTAGCCGTAGATCGAGGGCGCGATCGAGGCGATCATCTGGTCGTAGATGTCGTCGGCGGTCGAGAGGTCGACGATCGCGCGCTTGTCGGCCTCGTCGATGTCCATGTCCTCGAACTGCTCGTCCTCGATCTCGACCGACACGCCGTCCATGTACACGTCGAACATCGCCGTGGCCTCCCGGCCCGACTCCTGTTGGTCGAGGTGGAGCACGCCGGTCACGCGAACGTGGTCGCCAGCAGTCACCGCCCCGGTGATGTCGTCCTCGATGTGGACGTCGATGTCCTGAGGCGTCTCGCCGCCGCGCAGTCCCTCGGGACTCTCCTGGACCCGGATCTTCTGGGCATCGACGAACTCCGACTGGTCGAAGTTGATGTCGAAGGGGCCCTGGCGCTCACACCCCTGGCACTCGTGGGGTTCCTGGAAATCGCCACCCGTCTGTGGAATTCGAGAGAGCGTCCCGCAACGCTGGCACTCGAAGGCGGCCTCGGTGATCTTTGGACGGACATCGGTCGCCTTCTGGACTGTACCCTGTACTGAAAGGAGCTGTCCGCGGTGGCGCGCCCGGATCTCCCGGATCTCGGTGGTCTCCTGAAGTCCCCTGATCCGGACGTGTGCGCGCCCGAGGCCCACGTCCACAGGGAGGTCATACAGTCGAAGCGCCTCCTCGGCGTACTCCTGGAGCTGACCCGGTTGCGAGCGGTAGTCGTCCGCGAGATCCGAATCGAACCGATAGAGATCGTCCCAGTCGATGAACAGCGACCGCTGCTCGTTGGGGTACTGTCGGGCGAGTTCGCCGATCTCGTTCCGGTAGTAGTTGCGGTAGAACTCCTCGAAGTCGTCGATCAGTTCGGTGTTCTCCGCACGAGCCATCCTTGTTTCTGGATTGTTCGCTTCCGGGTAAGAACCTTCGCAACGTGGAGAGTGAAAGTGAACGTCGAACGTTCTCGAAGAGTGGGACCGCCCGGATTTGAACCGGGGTCACGGGCACCCAAGGCCCGAAGTATACCAGGCTAACCCACGGTCCCGCGTCTCCTCTACCGCCCGGTCGCGAATAAACCCTTCCGTTCGATCGCAGAAGGGATACGTCACGGCCGCGGAGTCGCGGTATGGTTACGGGAATCGAGATCGCGGCGCTCGCGCTCGCGGTCGTCTTCCTCCTCGGTGCGGCGCGGATCGTTCAGGCCGCCCGACCACTGTTGATCAACGCGGTGGTTGGTCTGCTGGTCTTCCTCGTCGCGGAGTGGCTCGGCGTCGGGGTTCAGATCGACTGGCTCACGCTCGTGATCGTCGCGATCGGCGGGCTACCGGGCGCGGTCCTCGTGGTCCTCCTTTCGGTGCTCGGGGTCGCGTTCGTCCCGGCGATCCTCGCAAGTCCGTTCGTCTGAATCCCGAACTACTCCTCCTCGTCGCGGAGCTCGACATCCGCCACCACATCGTAGGGATCAACCCCTTTCCGGATCCCGTCGAGCATCGTGAACGCCACACCGGGTTCGAGGAAGTGGCGCGTCACCGCGCGGCCGAGGGGTGTGGGTTCGAGACCGTCGATGAACCCGTAATCGAGCAGTTTGCCGACTGCGTGTTTCAACGGCACCTCGCCAACCATCCGGCCGGTGAGCCCCTTCGCGCCCCCGCCCGCCACGGTGATGTTCGCGAGGACCTCCTCCACCGCGCTGGTTTCGTCGTAGCGCATCGCAACCGGTTCCATCTCGCCTTTGAGAAGCTTGAAAGCGATCTCGTCCTCGGAGCCAGGCATGCTCGAATGGTAGCTCCCGTCGGGTTCGACGAGGACGTAGACCACGCCGCGGTCGTGATAGTCCGGCCGGCCCGCACGCCCGAGCATCTGGTGGAACTCCTGTACTGTCAGCCATTCGATCCCCATCGCCAGCGAGTCGAAGATCACCTGGGAGGCCGGGAAGTCGACGCCGGCCGCGAGCGCCGCCGTCGTCACGACCGCCGCGAGGTCCTGGTCGGCGAACTGGCGTTCGACCGCCTTCCGGCGCGAGTAATCGAGCCCGGCGTGATAGGGCGCGGCGTCGTACTCCAGCTTTCGGCTGAGTTCGTGACACCGCCGCCGGGAGTTGGTGAACACGATCGTCTGGCCGCGATACCCCTTCGAGGACTCGCGGTCGAACTCCCGGCGGACGAGCTTGTTCGCCACGCGGGCTTTCTCCTGGCTGTCGGCGAAGGTGACGTGGCGCTCGATCGGCACCGGTCGTTCCTCGAACTCCACGAGGTTCGCGTCGAGCCGCCCCGCCAGCCAGCGCGGGTTGCCGACCGTCGCCGAGAGGTAGAGCCACTGCGTTCCGGCTGTTCCGTCGCTGCGGTGACTGCTGCTGGCGCGACTCTCGCAGTAGCCTTTGAGCCTGGCGATCAGTCCGTCGAGACGGTGGCCCCGATCGTCGTCCTCCAAGGTATGGACCTCGTCGATCACCACCGTCCCGATGTCGCCGAGATCCTGGCCGACCCGGAGCGCGTGGTCGATCCCCTCGTAGGTGCCGACCACGATGTCGGCGTCGGGATCGAACCGCTCGCCGTCGCCCCGTACCCGGCTCGCTCCCACCCGGATGGTGACGTCGGCGAGGTGGCCGTACTCGTCGCTGAAGTCCTCGTATTTCTGGTTCGCGAGCGCCACGAGCGGCACGAGAAACAGCATTTTCCCCTCCCCACGGAGGAGTCGGTCGAGCCCGGCCATCTCGCCGATCAGCGTCTTTCCGGTAGCTGTGGCGCTCACCACCAGTTGATCGTCGCCGTCGAGCGCGCCGCCGTGGACCGCGAGGCTCTGCACCGGAAGGAGGGTCTCGAAGCGGTCGTCGAGCAGTTCCTGCATGCCGGGATGGAGATCGAGATCGCCCACCGGAACCGGGTCCACAGCTTCAGTAGTGGCGCTCATCTCGTCGAACTTCGTGAGGTCGGGATCGAGATGGCCCGAGAGCAGGTTCGTGACCCGGTCGAGATCCTGGACCTCGAGGAGCAGCTCTTCCAGCCGATCGCCCGCAGTCGCGCTCACGTCGTGGTGAGCGAGTTCGCGTTCGAGTTCGGTCCGCGCGCAGTCGGGACAGATGGTCTCGCCGTCGGCTTCGATCGCGGTTTCGCTCGTGATCGGCGAGTACCGCCCGGCCGACGCGCAGTACCGACAGGTTCTGACCGTTTTCGCGTCGAGCTGGTAGCCCGACAGCATCTCGGAGATCGCGTCGCGGTCGTGGCGACTCGTCTGTTCGGAAATCCGGATGCGACCGGCGCGGCGCGCGATCTCGACGAACTGGTCGGGACTGCGCGGCTCCTCGCCCGATCCCTCCTTGATCCGGAAGGCCGCGGGCCGCGGTCCGGCGTCGGTCGATCCGAGTTCGAGGCGCGCGCGAAAGAGTCGCGTCCCGTCGCGGATCGCGCTGACGAGATACTCGTCGCCGACGCCGTGGACGAACAGCGTCTCGACCCGCCCGACCTGCTGTGACACGCATGGAGGTATGAGAGAGAGGTATTTCAGTCGCTCGAACGATCGGCGTGACTCCGGTGGTCGGAGTCCACGCTACTCGACGAGTTCGATCGCGTCGTCACCGTTCGGCACCGCGCAGATGAACGCCCCTTCCTCGTCTCCCTCGTTGCGATACCAGTGGACCGTTCCTGCCGGGATCAACAGCGAGTCGCCGGCGCTCACGGTGTGTTCCTCGTCGTCGTCGACGGCTTCTGCTCGCGGGCCTTGCCCGCTCGCACGGCCCGAGGCACAGTGTGCCTCGCTGTCGCCGTCTTCCCGAGGCGTCTTCGACGCCTCGCTGATACCGACCACGTACTCCCCCTCCAGAACGTACTGCTCGTGTTCGACTTCGTTGGTGTGTTTCGGGACCTCGGCCCCGGGAGCGAGCGTGAACCGCCGGATGGCGAAGTTTGGCGCACCGCGAGCTTCGTCGACAAGCACGCCCTTTTCGAGGCCGTCGGCTGCATCGACGGGCTCGTACGCGACATCGTCGGCTCGTCGCACGACCGGCGACGGCTCGGATGACTGGGACGGTTCGGGTGACTCGCTCATGCGACCGCCACGATCGGCGCGGTCAAAAACGTTCGCGGGCGGGGGCGGGCTTAAGATGCCGCCAGCCCTACTCGGGGTATGCCCAGCTTTCGGATCGGCCGCATCGCCGGGATCCCCATCAAGGTCGGTCTGTCGTTCTTGCTCGTGCTCCCCCTGTTCGCGTGGCTCATCGCCGCCGACGTGAATCGGTGGACCGGCATCATGAACGACGTCGTGGGGGCAAACCTCCCAGTGGCGTCGCTGTCGGCGGGCTCGACGCCGCTCGTGCTCGGCAGCGTCGCCGCGATCGGGCTGTTCGTCGGGGTCGTGCTCCACGAGCTCGGCCACTCGCTCGTGGCGATGCGCTATGGCTACCCGATCGACTCGATCACGCTCTGGTTTCTTGGCGGGATCGCCCAGTTGACGGAGATGCCCGAGGACTGGCGACAGGAGTTCGCCGTCGCGGTCGCCGGGCCGATCGTGAGCATCGCGGTCGGTGCGGTGTCGTATCTCGGCTTCCTCGCACTCCCCGAGTCGTTCGGGGCCGCCCGATTCGTGCTCGCGTATCTCGCGCTGGCGAACGTCGTGCTCGCGGGGTTCAATCTCCTCCCCGGCTTCCCGATGGACGGCGGTCGCGTCCTGCGTGCGCTGCTCGCGCGCAATCGCACCCACGCTCGGGCGACGCAGCTCGCCGCCGAGGTCGGCAAGGGGTTCGCGTTCCTGCTCGGCCTCGCGGGGCTGCTCTCTGGCGGAATCGTGCTGATCGCGATCGCCTTTTTCATCTACATGAGTGCCGCCGGTGAGGCCCAGCAGGCCACCACGAAGGCCGCTCTGGAGGGGGTTGCAATCGAGCGGGTCATGACGCCTGCCAACGAGATCCACGCCGTCGCACCGGAGACCTCGGTCGCCGAACTGATCGATCGGATGCTGACCGAGCGCCACACCGGCTATCCCGTCCTCGACGATGGCAAGCTCGTCGGGCTGGTCACGCTGTCGGACGCCCGCGAAGTTCGGGAGGTCGAACGCGACGCCTATCGGGTCGAGGAGGTGATGACCCGCGAACTCACGACGATCCCAGCGGATGCCGACGCGATGACCGCGCTCTCGACGATGCAATCCGAAGGCGTCGGCCGACTCCCGGTCGTCGATCTCCGCGGGGAGTTCACCGGTCTCGTCTCCCGAACCGATCTGATGACCGCGCTGACGATCCTCCAGTCGAGCGAGAGCGCGGCGTCCACACCGGACACACCACGATCGGCCGACGAGACGGTCCGGTGAGCGCGATGGCCCCTCACTCCGTCGGCGTCGTCACCTCGACGCGGGCTTCGAGCCACTCCGCTGCTCTGTCGAGTTCGGTAGGGTCCTCGCCGGTGAGTTTGATCCGGTTGTGGCGGACTGCGGGATCGGGATAGCACCCGACGGCGACGTCGAACTGTTCGCCGGCGGCTTCGAGGTCGGCGACGAGATCGGCCTCCGGGGTCGCGGTGTGGAACGTCCGTGACTCGACATCGCCCCCGAACGAGTCCGCAACCGACTCGAACATCGCCTTCATCTCACCGGGAACGCCGGGGAGCACGTAGGTATTCTCGATCACGCAGCCCGGTGCGAGACCCGGCTCGTTCAGCAGCGGTCGACTTCCGTCAGGGATCGAGGCCTCGGCCTCGTGGTCGAGATCGATGTCGGGGAACTCCTCGCGAACCGCCTTGACCGTGGCCTCGACGTCGGCGAGCGCACGGTCGTCGGGCGCGAGCGGGCGGTCGAACGCCGCTGCAACCGCAGCCATCGTGACGTCGTCGGGCGTGCCACCGAGCCCACCCGTCACGATCACGGCGTCGAAACGCTCGGCGAACTCGCACACCTTCCGGGCGATCAGGTCGCGGTCGTCGGGCACCACGAGAACTCTCGCGACCGTCGCGCCACGATCAGTGAGCTGCCCCGCGAGCCACGTCGCGTTGGTGTTCTGGGTGTCGCCCGCGAGAAGCTCGTCGCCGACGGTGAGAAGCGCGACCTGCATTCGCCCGAACCGACGAGCCACGGACGGATAACCCGTTCGCGTGCGGCGCTCGGCTCACGATCCGGCACAGCCGGCAGCGGGGACAGGATCAAAAGGAGAGGTCGTTTTCCATCCCGTCGGTGGCGTCGTCGAGACCGTCGCGGGTGACGTCCTCGGTGAGCGAGGCGAGATCGGCGTCCGAAAGGATCTCGTCGAACTCCTCGCGGAAGCGGTCGCCGACGCGACGACGTTCGGCCTGGGTTTCGAGCACTCGGTGATAGCGCCGGACGGTCGATTCGGCGACGTCGAGAGCGTCGGCGATCTCGGCGATCGGCTCGTCGTTCGTGAGGCGGTCCCGGAGGTCGCCGAGGGCGAACGGAGCGTCGGTGTCGGCCTCGCGGACGAGATGAAGGTCCATCCGCACGCGGAAGACGTCGCGACGGGAGAGATCGAAGGTTTCGGGATCTGACGCATCGGAACTCGTCCCCTCGTCAGCGTCATCCTCGTCTACTGAATCCGCCGCACGTTCCGCGAGGGCGGCATCGCCCAACCCGTCGTAGAACCCCTCGACCAGATCGGCGAGCGCCGCATCCGGGAGATCGGTGTCGAAGTCGTAGCGCTCGCGCATCGAGGCCACGACCGCTTCGACGCGCTCGGCCGCCGACTCGTCGCGCGCGAGCGACCCGGGGGTGTCCTCCTGGCGCTCGGTGACCGTCGACTCGTCGGTAACGTCGACGAAGATATCACGGAGTTCTTCAGTTTTTTCGTCCATCGTCGCGCGAACGAAGCGTCTGACACCGATCCGTAAAAATCTGCCGGCGGTGTAAACGGCCCGTCGACCGACGAGGCTAAGAGAGTTGACGGCTGGAAGGACGTATCGATGACCGAACCACGCGACGATCGACGAGGGAGGGGACGATGAGCGCCGAAACCGGCGACGTGGAGCTCGTTGGCGACGCAGCCGCGAGCAACCTCGCGCGCGCAGCACTGTTCGCCGCCCTGATCGGCGCGTTCGCCTACGTCAGCTTCCCGAACCCCGTCTCACCCGCCCCGGTCACGCTCCAGGTGCTCGGCGTCTTTCTCGCGGGAATCCTGCTCGGCCCGGTGTGGGGTGGAGCGGCCTGCGGGCTCTACCTGCTCGCTGGCGCGCTCGGCGCACCGGTGTTCGCCGGCGGATCGGCGGGGCTCGGTGTCCTCGTCGGCCCGACCGCGGGCTACCTCTGGTCGTACCCGTTCGCGGCCGCCGCGATCGGCGTCGTCGTCCACGGCGGCACCTCGCTCGTCGATCCGAAATCGGTCGGCCTCGCCCGACTCGTCGGTGCGATGGTTCTCGGCGTAATCGTAATCTACACGTTCGGGGTGGTGGGGCTAATGGTGGTCCAAAATCTCGGTCCCGTCGAGGCGTTCGTTGGCGGTGCGGCCGCGTTCATCCCGGCCGAGGCGCTGAAGATCGCGGCCGGGGTGGGGATCGTCCGGAGCGACGCGATCGCCGCCACGGCATGATCGAGGTCCGCAATCTCGTCCATCGCTACAACGGCACCGGCGGATCGTCGAAATCGGGTCAGGAGTCCACCGCCGACCGGGACGACGCGACCGAAACGAAGCCACGACCGGCGGTCGACGGTGTCTCGCTCACCATCGACGATGGCTCGTTCGTCGTGCTCGCGGGGCCGAACGGTTCGGGAAAGACGACCCTTGTCCGGCAGTTCAACGGCCTGCTCGACCCCGATGCGGGTACCGTATCGGTGAACGGCCAGCCGGTCACGACGGACGTCGTGGCCGCACGAACCGCGGTCGCGATGACGTTCCAGGACCCGCGCGACGGGTTCGTGGCCGCGACCATCGGCGCAGATGTGGCGTTCGGGCCCGAAAACCT
This window of the Halococcus saccharolyticus DSM 5350 genome carries:
- a CDS encoding CBS domain-containing protein, which codes for MPSFRIGRIAGIPIKVGLSFLLVLPLFAWLIAADVNRWTGIMNDVVGANLPVASLSAGSTPLVLGSVAAIGLFVGVVLHELGHSLVAMRYGYPIDSITLWFLGGIAQLTEMPEDWRQEFAVAVAGPIVSIAVGAVSYLGFLALPESFGAARFVLAYLALANVVLAGFNLLPGFPMDGGRVLRALLARNRTHARATQLAAEVGKGFAFLLGLAGLLSGGIVLIAIAFFIYMSAAGEAQQATTKAALEGVAIERVMTPANEIHAVAPETSVAELIDRMLTERHTGYPVLDDGKLVGLVTLSDAREVREVERDAYRVEEVMTRELTTIPADADAMTALSTMQSEGVGRLPVVDLRGEFTGLVSRTDLMTALTILQSSESAASTPDTPRSADETVR
- a CDS encoding transcription initiation factor IIB, whose translation is MKSSGSCPECNGQLVAVDEETACDECGLVVAADEIDRGPEWRSFERETRKRTGAPLTRSRHDRGLSTEIGRSTRLTGRKRRLFARLRRQHSRSRIASKAERNKVYAFTEIRRQVCALGLSDSVRDRACVLFESAQDADLLRGRSLEGFAAATIYAVCRTDGVSRTLAEIVTVAKASRDELTAAYDALNRDLGLPTGPIDPTEYLARFASQLGLPHGVEARARELVAEGRDRGLVSGRNPSGVAAACLYTAATETGHGLTQQAAAEVADVTPVTLRATYQELRA
- a CDS encoding biotin transporter BioY, which encodes MSAETGDVELVGDAAASNLARAALFAALIGAFAYVSFPNPVSPAPVTLQVLGVFLAGILLGPVWGGAACGLYLLAGALGAPVFAGGSAGLGVLVGPTAGYLWSYPFAAAAIGVVVHGGTSLVDPKSVGLARLVGAMVLGVIVIYTFGVVGLMVVQNLGPVEAFVGGAAAFIPAEALKIAAGVGIVRSDAIAATA
- a CDS encoding DEAD/DEAH box helicase, coding for MSQQVGRVETLFVHGVGDEYLVSAIRDGTRLFRARLELGSTDAGPRPAAFRIKEGSGEEPRSPDQFVEIARRAGRIRISEQTSRHDRDAISEMLSGYQLDAKTVRTCRYCASAGRYSPITSETAIEADGETICPDCARTELERELAHHDVSATAGDRLEELLLEVQDLDRVTNLLSGHLDPDLTKFDEMSATTEAVDPVPVGDLDLHPGMQELLDDRFETLLPVQSLAVHGGALDGDDQLVVSATATGKTLIGEMAGLDRLLRGEGKMLFLVPLVALANQKYEDFSDEYGHLADVTIRVGASRVRGDGERFDPDADIVVGTYEGIDHALRVGQDLGDIGTVVIDEVHTLEDDDRGHRLDGLIARLKGYCESRASSSHRSDGTAGTQWLYLSATVGNPRWLAGRLDANLVEFEERPVPIERHVTFADSQEKARVANKLVRREFDRESSKGYRGQTIVFTNSRRRCHELSRKLEYDAAPYHAGLDYSRRKAVERQFADQDLAAVVTTAALAAGVDFPASQVIFDSLAMGIEWLTVQEFHQMLGRAGRPDYHDRGVVYVLVEPDGSYHSSMPGSEDEIAFKLLKGEMEPVAMRYDETSAVEEVLANITVAGGGAKGLTGRMVGEVPLKHAVGKLLDYGFIDGLEPTPLGRAVTRHFLEPGVAFTMLDGIRKGVDPYDVVADVELRDEEE
- a CDS encoding uracil-DNA glycosylase; protein product: MSEFPNPESRNALVADCRRCPALVESRACISWGNGALDADLVVVGEAPGAGTPEADRWQGGNWTGMAYTTRHSGRKIRELFADLGYDSDECYFTNGVKCFPEGEDGSNREPTAEERANCRPYLEREIEDVEPRAVVATGKHATESLLATEDRDLDGFIDAVLEPVSLASLDTTLVRILHPSYQEVWVSRLDYTRESYLDAIGETLAEID
- a CDS encoding HIT family protein is translated as MSTDCPFCGIIAGEIPGRIVHETDTVTAFLDANPLAPGHTLVVPNDHHERLDELPEELASDVFAALHRLTPAIEAAVDADATTVAFNNGSAAGQEVPHVHGHVIPRFEDDGGAPIHVVAGDRPDLADDDLDRIADDVRDAQ
- a CDS encoding pro-sigmaK processing inhibitor BofA family protein; translation: MVTGIEIAALALAVVFLLGAARIVQAARPLLINAVVGLLVFLVAEWLGVGVQIDWLTLVIVAIGGLPGAVLVVLLSVLGVAFVPAILASPFV
- a CDS encoding cupin domain-containing protein, with amino-acid sequence MSESPEPSQSSEPSPVVRRADDVAYEPVDAADGLEKGVLVDEARGAPNFAIRRFTLAPGAEVPKHTNEVEHEQYVLEGEYVVGISEASKTPREDGDSEAHCASGRASGQGPRAEAVDDDEEHTVSAGDSLLIPAGTVHWYRNEGDEEGAFICAVPNGDDAIELVE
- a CDS encoding minichromosome maintenance protein MCM, giving the protein MARAENTELIDDFEEFYRNYYRNEIGELARQYPNEQRSLFIDWDDLYRFDSDLADDYRSQPGQLQEYAEEALRLYDLPVDVGLGRAHVRIRGLQETTEIREIRARHRGQLLSVQGTVQKATDVRPKITEAAFECQRCGTLSRIPQTGGDFQEPHECQGCERQGPFDINFDQSEFVDAQKIRVQESPEGLRGGETPQDIDVHIEDDITGAVTAGDHVRVTGVLHLDQQESGREATAMFDVYMDGVSVEIEDEQFEDMDIDEADKRAIVDLSTADDIYDQMIASIAPSIYGYEQAKLAMTLQLFSGVAKHLPDGSRIRGDLHMLLIGDPGTGKSQLLQYIRQIAPRSVYTSGKGSSSAGLTASAVQDDFGEGQQWTLEAGALVLADQGIAAVDELDKMEAGDRSAMHEALEQQTISISKAGINATLKSRCSLLGAANPKYGRFDQYESIGEQIDLEPALISRFDLIFTVTDDPDPDRDRELAEHILRTNYAGELNTQRTEQTAANVTQSEVDAVTDTVAPAIEPDLLRKYVAYAQRNCFPTMTEEAKEAISDFYVDLRSKGADEDAPIPVTARKLEALVRLAEASARVRLADTVELEDAERVIEVVRTQLQDIGVDPETGEFDADIVETGTSKTQRDRIKNVKALIAEIEEEYDAGAPIEEVLDRAEETGTERSKAEHELEKLRRQGEVYEPQTDHLRTT
- a CDS encoding competence/damage-inducible protein A — its product is MQVALLTVGDELLAGDTQNTNATWLAGQLTDRGATVARVLVVPDDRDLIARKVCEFAERFDAVIVTGGLGGTPDDVTMAAVAAAFDRPLAPDDRALADVEATVKAVREEFPDIDLDHEAEASIPDGSRPLLNEPGLAPGCVIENTYVLPGVPGEMKAMFESVADSFGGDVESRTFHTATPEADLVADLEAAGEQFDVAVGCYPDPAVRHNRIKLTGEDPTELDRAAEWLEARVEVTTPTE